Part of the Mycolicibacterium mageritense genome is shown below.
CGGGGTCTATTTCAACCATGCCCTTTCGGCCGCGCTCAACCCGATCCTGACGCTGGGCGCGATCGAGTTCGCCACGATCCTGGGTGGCGCGATCATCACCGAACAGATCTTCGGCATCGACGGCGTCGGCAGGCTTGCCGTCAACGCCGCCAACAACGGCGACGCTCCCGTCGTGATCGGCTGCACGCTGCTGGGCGCCGTGATCTTTGTGCTCTCCACGTTCGCCGTCGACGTCGTCGCCACTGCCCGCAGCGGTAAATGACCTGCAGGCCAAACGAATTCCGCGCACACCCGAGAAAGGTACGAACAATGAACTTGAGAGGCCGTCGCGTCATCGCGGTCGCGTTGAGCACCACACTGCTGGTCGCGGCCTGCGGCCGCGGCGACGATCGATCCGCTGCGGTCGACCCTGCGGAGCTGTCCGGTGGGACACTCCACGTCGCCTCGGTCGGTGACGTCGACGCGCTCGACCCGCTGATCGCCTACTCCGCGGAGTCGTGGCAGGTCATCCGGGCGACCACGCGGCAGCTGGTCACGTATGCCGGCAACAAGGACGGGATCGGCAAGGACACCGAGGTGGTGCCCGATCTCGCGGAGAGCTGGGACATCAGCCCGGACCGCAAGACCTACACGTTCCATCTCCGCGACAACATCAACTTCTCCGGGGCCAGCACGCGACCGATCACCGCGCAGGACTTCGTCTATGCGGTCAAGCGGTTCCCCGACCCCAACGCACAGGTCAGCGCGATCACCTACTACAACGCGCTGTTCGAAGGCTTCAAGGAGTACTCCGACGAGTTCGCCAAGGTGCCCACCGGGGATCTCGCCGCGGTCAAGAACTTCATCGACAGCCACGACATCAGCGGGCTGAAAGCCGTGGACGACAAGACTTTACAGCTGACGCTGACCCAGCCGGCCAGTGACATCCTGGACATCCTGACCCTCAATTTCGTCACCCCGCTGCCCGAGGAAGTCGTGTCGAAGTACTTCGCCGACAGCCTGGAATTCCGCAAGAACTATGTGTCCAGCGGCCCGTACTACATCGAGTCCCTCGATCCGGGCAAGCAGTTGACGCTCGCGAAGGTGCCCGAGTACAACGCCGCGGGCGATCCGCGAAAGGCATACGCCGACAAGATCGTCTTCGACACCACGGTCAGCTCGGCCGACGCCGTGTCGCAGCAACTGCAGACCGGCACCGCCGACATCGGGCTGTACGTGCGGGCCTTCCCCGCCAACGTCATCGCGCAGTACAAGAAGACCGACCCTGAACATCTGCATGCGTCGGCGAGCGGGTCGGCGATCTTCATCAGCCAGAACAACCCGGCGGACCCGAAAACACCTGCGCAGCAGGCATTCAAGGATCTACGGGTCCGGCAGGCGTTCAACTACTCGCTCAACCGGGCGGACGTGGTCCGTGGTCTCGGCGGCCCGGACTCGGCCATTCCCAGCAATGAGATCTTGACCTCCACGATCGTCGGTTACACGGGGAAGAACCCGTACCCGACACCGGAGGACAAGGGCGATCCCGACAAGGCAAAGGCATTGCTCGCGGAGGCGGGCAAGCCGGGTCTCACGGTCAACGTGGCATATCGCAACAATCCGGAATTCGAGAAGATCGCGACGTCGGTGCAGACGTCGGCGGCGCGGGCGGGGATCAACGTCAAGCTCACCCCCATCGCGGCCGACAGCTGGGGCGCATTCGACGCGTTCCTCGGTGACAAGACGAAACTCGACCAGTGGGATCTGGCGATCACGAACTGGACGCCGGACTGGCAGGGCAACAGCGCCAGGATGACGCTGGGCGGTTGGCTGGACTCCGACTTCGCCCCGGGCGGCACCTGGAACGGCGTCACTTATCACAATCCCAGGCTCAACGAAGCCGTCAACCGCGCGTTCGCAGCCCAGGATCCGACTGCCGACTGGCAGGAGGCCAACACGATCGCGACGGAAGACCTGGCCTGGTTCCCGCTCATCGAGCGGGTGAAGACCGTGCCGACGTCCGACCGGGTCACCAACTGGACCTGGCAGTCGCTCGGGAACAACGCCGACATCACCAACATCGCGGTCAACGGATAGCGCGGTCGGGCGGGGCCTGCCGTCAGCGCGCGGCAACCGCGAGCAACCAGGCCTCGCCGTCGCCTTCGCCCGCGGCGATCACGTCGAGCCTGGCGAATGCGGCAGGCAGTTCACCCGGCGCGCACCGGTACGGTCCGGGTGCCGCGCCGACCTCGCTGAGCGCGCAGATCGCGAACAGACCGCCCGGCGCGAGCCGGTCGACGATCGCATCGTCCAACCGGCGGTCGCGGAAACGGTGGCACAGGATCACGTCGGCCGGCGGTCCCTGCGGCAGGCCGTCGTCCAGATCGTGCACGTCGAAGCGGCACCGGTCCGCGACGCCTGTGCGCTCGGCAAGCCGGTGAGCCTGATCGACCGCGACGGCGGACACATCCACACCCCACACCTGTAGACCGCGGCACGCGAGCCATACCGACGCGGCGCCCTGACCACAGGCCAGGTCGAGCGCCGTTCCCGAATGCGGGAACGCCGATTCGAGTCCCGCGAACACACGCGGCAACGCACCGGCGCCGGCGGCGGGCCGGTCTGCATACTCGGCGTCCCAGCGGGCCCGGTCTCGCACGCTCATCCAGCCACTCTAGGAAAGATGCACCGAACGGGAATACGGGCACGCCGCGAGAGGTTTGCCCCCACATGCGAGCCATCGTCTTCGACCCGCAAGCGCCGGCAAAACTGCGATTCGACGAGGTGGCCGAGCCACCCGTGGCGGATTCTCAGGTTCTGATCGACGTCCACGCAATCGCACTCAATTTCGGCGAATTGCACTTCATCGACCACATGCGCCGTCCCGGGGAGGTGCCCGGCTGGGACAGCGCGGGTGTCGTGGTGCAGGCCGCGGCCGACGGATCCGGGCCGCCCGAAGGCGCCCGGGTCGTGGGGTTCAGCGGTGAGGCGGGCTGGGCCGAGCGGCGGGCCGTCGCGACGGACAACCTGGCCGAACTGCCCGAGTTCGTCGAGTTCGACGAGGCTGCCGCGCTTCCGGTCGCGGGTGTCACCGCGCTGCAGGCGCTGCGTGCTCTCGGCCCCGTCGTCGGGCGCCGCGTGTTGATCACCGGCGCCTCGGGCGGTGTCGGACGCTACGCGGTACAGCTCGCGGCAAGGGCCGGGGCACATGTCGTCGCCGCCGTCGGCAGCCCGGCCCGCGGCGAGGGCCTCGAACAGCTCGGCGCCGCCGAAGTCGTCGTCGGGGTCGACGGTGTCGAGCCCGTGTTCGGGGTGCTCGACAACGTCGGCGGGAAGCTCTTGGCGCAGGCGTTCAGCCTGGTGTCCGACGGCGGCTCGGTGCAGTCGATCGGCATGGCCTCCAACGAACCGACCACCATCAACTTCGAGCACGAACGTCGGCTGGGTAACCGGAAACGGTTGGAGCCGTTCACGGTTCGCGCCCCGTTCCAGGCCGACCTGGACTACCTGCTCACGCTGCTGGCCGACGGCGAGCTCGACCCGCAGATCGGGCTCCGGGACTCGTGGGACAACATCGCGGCCGCAGCAGAGGCCTTGCTGAACCGCAAGGTCGCGGGCAAGGCCGTGCTGCGCGTCGGGCAGTAGCCGGGACCGTCAGTTCCCCTGACCGCCCCGGCCCAGCGACGCCAGGTCCGCCACCGGATCCTTGCCGTTGATGAACCAGTCGCCCAGGATGCGTGCCTTGTAGACCACCGGATTGTGCGACGCGAGCGTGCGGGCGTTGCGCCAATGCCGGTCCAGCCCAAGCTTTTCCGATACGCCTGACGCACCGAGCGCGTCGAACACCCGCGTGGTGGCCCGCAGCGCGGCGCCGATGATCACGAGTTGTGCCTGTGCGACGGCGACCTCGGCGTCGACGAGCAGTTGCCGCGCGTGCTCGTCACCGCCCGAGAGCCGCCCTGCCACGATCCGGTCCAGCGTGCGCGCGCTACTGGCCAGGGCGGCCTCCGCGCCGAACGCGTCGGCGGACAGCTCTCCGATCACCTGCAGCAGCTGAGGATCGTCGGACGGCACCGCGGCCAGACCCTGCGGATAGTTGCGGACGCGTTCCTTCAACGCGGCCGACCCGTCACGCTGCACCGCCCGGGTGATGCCGGTGAGCACGGCGAGCATCGCGGTCTGGTAGAAGTGCGCCTGATAGGTGAAGCGTTCCGCGGCGGGAAAGACGTTGCCGCGCTCGGCCTTGGCGCGGTCATACCGGGCCGAGCCACTCGCGGTGGTGCGTTGGCCGAAACCGCGCCAGTCGTCGACCAGGGTCACGCCCGGATCGTCGGCGCGTACCAGCGCGGTCCAGAGCTGCCCATCGTCGCCACGTCCCAGCACGTCGAGCCAGTCCGCGTACAGACTGCCGGTCGCATAGTATTTGGCACCGCTGACCACCCAGTGCCCGTCTTCGGCGGTCACCGTCGTGGTGAGGTTGGCCAGGGTGACGTTGTTGGCCTCGGTCCAACCCCCACCGACGAATTCACCTGCCAGGAACCGCTTGATCCAGGTGGTGTTGTCCTCCGAAACCGGTGCGTTGAGCCGGTCTTCGACAAAGGCGAGGTGGTTGCGCCAGATGTGGGCGACGTTGGCGTCGGCCTCCCCCAGTTCGGCCAGCAGCAGGAAGGTCTGTTCCAGCGAGGCACCGAACCCACCCTGTTCGGCCGGGATCCGGAGGGTGCCGAAACCCGCCTCGTTGAGCCACCGCACCTGCTCGTGCGGGAAGACCCGGTCGGCCTCCCGCTGGACGCTGCCCTCGGCGATCCGCTCGAAGACCGGCCGGAACACCGACCGGAGTTCGGCGTCGTACCCCGAGGGCCGTTTGAGATAACTTGCTTGCGTGGTCATTCCGAACTCCGATCGGCGTCGATGCGATACGCGTACTCGTCCTGAACCGCGACGTACCCGAGCCGGCGGTACAGGACATGGGCATTGCTGGCATTGTTGATGTCGGTACCCAGCGATGCCACGGTCAGGCCCCGGCGCAGCGCGGCCAGCCAGATCTTTCTCAGCAGCAGCTCGCCGGTGCCA
Proteins encoded:
- a CDS encoding acyl-CoA dehydrogenase family protein; amino-acid sequence: MTTQASYLKRPSGYDAELRSVFRPVFERIAEGSVQREADRVFPHEQVRWLNEAGFGTLRIPAEQGGFGASLEQTFLLLAELGEADANVAHIWRNHLAFVEDRLNAPVSEDNTTWIKRFLAGEFVGGGWTEANNVTLANLTTTVTAEDGHWVVSGAKYYATGSLYADWLDVLGRGDDGQLWTALVRADDPGVTLVDDWRGFGQRTTASGSARYDRAKAERGNVFPAAERFTYQAHFYQTAMLAVLTGITRAVQRDGSAALKERVRNYPQGLAAVPSDDPQLLQVIGELSADAFGAEAALASSARTLDRIVAGRLSGGDEHARQLLVDAEVAVAQAQLVIIGAALRATTRVFDALGASGVSEKLGLDRHWRNARTLASHNPVVYKARILGDWFINGKDPVADLASLGRGGQGN
- a CDS encoding ABC transporter substrate-binding protein, with product MNLRGRRVIAVALSTTLLVAACGRGDDRSAAVDPAELSGGTLHVASVGDVDALDPLIAYSAESWQVIRATTRQLVTYAGNKDGIGKDTEVVPDLAESWDISPDRKTYTFHLRDNINFSGASTRPITAQDFVYAVKRFPDPNAQVSAITYYNALFEGFKEYSDEFAKVPTGDLAAVKNFIDSHDISGLKAVDDKTLQLTLTQPASDILDILTLNFVTPLPEEVVSKYFADSLEFRKNYVSSGPYYIESLDPGKQLTLAKVPEYNAAGDPRKAYADKIVFDTTVSSADAVSQQLQTGTADIGLYVRAFPANVIAQYKKTDPEHLHASASGSAIFISQNNPADPKTPAQQAFKDLRVRQAFNYSLNRADVVRGLGGPDSAIPSNEILTSTIVGYTGKNPYPTPEDKGDPDKAKALLAEAGKPGLTVNVAYRNNPEFEKIATSVQTSAARAGINVKLTPIAADSWGAFDAFLGDKTKLDQWDLAITNWTPDWQGNSARMTLGGWLDSDFAPGGTWNGVTYHNPRLNEAVNRAFAAQDPTADWQEANTIATEDLAWFPLIERVKTVPTSDRVTNWTWQSLGNNADITNIAVNG
- a CDS encoding class I SAM-dependent methyltransferase, which produces MSVRDRARWDAEYADRPAAGAGALPRVFAGLESAFPHSGTALDLACGQGAASVWLACRGLQVWGVDVSAVAVDQAHRLAERTGVADRCRFDVHDLDDGLPQGPPADVILCHRFRDRRLDDAIVDRLAPGGLFAICALSEVGAAPGPYRCAPGELPAAFARLDVIAAGEGDGEAWLLAVAAR
- a CDS encoding zinc-binding dehydrogenase, coding for MRAIVFDPQAPAKLRFDEVAEPPVADSQVLIDVHAIALNFGELHFIDHMRRPGEVPGWDSAGVVVQAAADGSGPPEGARVVGFSGEAGWAERRAVATDNLAELPEFVEFDEAAALPVAGVTALQALRALGPVVGRRVLITGASGGVGRYAVQLAARAGAHVVAAVGSPARGEGLEQLGAAEVVVGVDGVEPVFGVLDNVGGKLLAQAFSLVSDGGSVQSIGMASNEPTTINFEHERRLGNRKRLEPFTVRAPFQADLDYLLTLLADGELDPQIGLRDSWDNIAAAAEALLNRKVAGKAVLRVGQ